Proteins encoded together in one Helicobacter pylori window:
- a CDS encoding alpha/beta hydrolase has translation MAKRSIAYLDSVFDISYTFIDHHSPLNALFLHGWGSSKEIMQQAFQGCFLDYNHLYVDLPGFNQSPNDEKVLETKDYANIINLFLKSVGKKAHVVFGHSFGGKVAILCENERIVLLSSAGILEPKPLKVRCKILLAKIFKKLGLNLGFLRSKDAMGLNQAMYETFKKVISEDFSEHFKRCEKEVLLFWGKDDKATPLSSAQKMQTLLKKSALFVLEGDHFFFLNQAKEIEKLVENYHHAKS, from the coding sequence ATGGCTAAACGCAGTATCGCTTATTTGGATAGCGTTTTTGACATTTCCTACACTTTTATAGACCACCATAGCCCTTTAAACGCCTTGTTTTTGCATGGCTGGGGGAGCTCTAAAGAAATCATGCAACAAGCGTTTCAAGGCTGTTTTTTGGATTACAATCATTTGTATGTGGATTTGCCCGGCTTCAATCAAAGCCCTAACGATGAAAAAGTCTTAGAGACTAAAGATTATGCTAATATCATCAATTTATTCTTAAAAAGCGTGGGTAAAAAAGCGCATGTCGTTTTTGGGCATAGCTTTGGAGGGAAAGTAGCGATCTTGTGTGAAAACGAACGGATTGTTTTATTGAGCAGCGCGGGGATCTTAGAGCCAAAACCCTTAAAAGTGCGTTGTAAAATCCTTTTAGCTAAAATCTTTAAAAAATTAGGCTTGAATTTAGGGTTTTTGAGGAGTAAGGACGCTATGGGGCTTAATCAAGCGATGTATGAAACCTTTAAAAAAGTGATTAGCGAAGACTTTAGCGAGCATTTCAAACGATGCGAGAAGGAAGTTTTATTATTTTGGGGTAAAGATGATAAAGCAACCCCCTTAAGCTCCGCTCAAAAAATGCAAACCTTATTGAAAAAGAGCGCGTTATTCGTTTTAGAAGGGGATCATTTCTTTTTTTTAAACCAAGCAAAAGAGATTGAAAAACTAGTGGAGAATTATCATCATGCAAAGTCTTAG
- a CDS encoding UDP-N-acetylmuramoyl-tripeptide--D-alanyl-D-alanine ligase — MQSLSWLNLAFRWLFITGLGYYMMTLLQWYHYSVFRILTKHHKMRWHGIYFLLPLGVFILSYAFKMPFVFDFFCGVVQMPMLIIWAKRNDKPLVFTPRVKRFFIFLLLFLILHEILNTELAPLNGISLALGYLCLFIFVLSASLIFEKVLSKQYLQTAKDKIASLKNLKVIAITGSFGKTSTKNFLHQILQTTFNAHASPKSVNTLLGIANDINQNLDDKSEIYIAEAGARNKGDIKEITRLIEPHLVVVAEVGEQHLEYFKTLENICETKAELLDSKRLEKAFCYSVEKIKPYASKDSPLIDVSSLVKNIQSTLKGTSFEMLLDSVWEKFETKVLGKFNAYNIASAILIAKHLGLETERIKRLVLELNPIAHRLQLLEVNQKIIIDDSFNGNLKGMLEGIRLASLHEGRKVIVTPGLVESNTESNEILAQKIDGVFDVAIITGELNSKTIASKLKTPQKILLKDKAQLENILQATTIQGDLILFANDAPNYI, encoded by the coding sequence ATGCAAAGTCTTAGTTGGCTGAATTTAGCGTTTCGTTGGCTCTTTATAACAGGGCTTGGCTATTATATGATGACTTTATTGCAATGGTATCATTACAGCGTGTTTAGGATCTTAACCAAGCACCACAAAATGCGTTGGCATGGGATTTATTTTCTCTTGCCTTTAGGGGTGTTTATCCTATCGTATGCTTTCAAAATGCCGTTTGTTTTTGATTTCTTTTGCGGCGTTGTTCAAATGCCCATGCTCATTATCTGGGCCAAACGCAACGACAAGCCTTTAGTTTTCACGCCAAGGGTGAAGCGCTTTTTTATTTTCTTATTACTCTTTTTAATCTTGCATGAAATCTTAAACACAGAATTAGCCCCTTTAAATGGGATTTCGCTCGCACTGGGCTATTTGTGTTTATTTATATTCGTTTTGAGCGCTTCTTTAATCTTTGAAAAAGTCCTATCCAAGCAGTATTTGCAAACCGCTAAAGACAAAATCGCCTCTTTAAAGAATTTAAAAGTCATCGCCATTACCGGAAGCTTTGGGAAAACCAGCACCAAAAATTTCTTGCATCAAATCTTACAAACCACATTCAACGCGCATGCAAGCCCCAAAAGCGTCAACACCCTTTTAGGCATTGCGAACGATATTAACCAGAATTTAGATGATAAGAGCGAAATCTATATCGCTGAAGCCGGGGCAAGGAATAAGGGCGATATTAAAGAAATCACCCGCCTCATTGAACCGCACCTTGTTGTGGTCGCAGAAGTGGGCGAGCAGCATTTAGAATACTTTAAAACTTTAGAAAATATTTGCGAAACTAAAGCGGAATTATTGGATTCCAAGCGCTTAGAAAAAGCCTTTTGTTACTCTGTGGAAAAGATCAAGCCCTATGCCTCTAAAGATAGCCCTTTAATAGATGTTTCTAGCCTGGTTAAAAACATCCAATCCACTTTAAAAGGCACTTCTTTTGAAATGCTTTTAGATAGTGTTTGGGAAAAATTTGAAACGAAGGTTTTAGGCAAATTCAACGCTTATAATATCGCTTCAGCCATTTTAATCGCTAAGCATTTAGGATTAGAAACCGAAAGGATCAAACGGCTTGTTTTAGAACTCAACCCTATCGCCCATCGTTTGCAACTTTTGGAAGTGAATCAAAAAATCATCATAGACGATAGCTTTAATGGGAATTTAAAGGGCATGTTAGAGGGCATTCGTTTAGCGAGCTTGCATGAGGGGCGTAAAGTCATTGTAACACCAGGATTAGTGGAAAGCAATACAGAAAGTAATGAGATTTTAGCCCAAAAAATAGACGGGGTTTTTGATGTCGCTATCATCACAGGGGAGTTGAATTCCAAAACGATTGCTTCCAAATTGAAAACCCCTCAAAAAATCTTACTCAAGGATAAGGCGCAATTGGAAAATATCTTACAAGCCACCACGATTCAAGGCGATTTGATTTTATTCGCTAATGACGCCCCTAATTACATTTAG